In a single window of the Candidatus Hinthialibacter antarcticus genome:
- a CDS encoding ATP-binding protein, whose amino-acid sequence MRRLRTRLVFAFFVVALLAMIPVAIIPYYSFNLAKEEERHNDLQVEINKLTWEHSEFQNRIQRTVLNTSIQYLINNTFRTRTSIPQMMKTAEYPTSATVQAEINVYNNILWDLQTDSAKNYFNLEREDLSVKTLKEYENEIQPLFEEKRFIEEDNKVYQWIAGKLSYGTHRDNMEIVGVVVVKTLLFIKNIDDKDSEVFSEKKAQYLNNSPLEIINARPSLFQDHLPEDAMEKMFDFGGELDFKSVELKSVQLPFINNGAESHVILLPIVNQNGQATAFFVHSRPVVAVWIFSYPATQISFGITLLVILIIATIIARSIAAPLHRMASASHAMAQGNFDVRIEERGTEEQRIMSSAFNIMAERIQEQIGALNENTNQLETSNRELAQTQRFLENVLSGISTGVMSVDQEGFIRLINPAGCNVFGLENPSGTKVLDVIQAPAFTDFIKRALTTGSSIFEREITCAVDDETVLPLQVSALPMLENGEPTGLVVTFHDLSEIRKLEEQVRRQDRLASLGRMSAGVAHEIRNPLGIIRGSAQLLNKRFGDQAAEEGLTTFIIEEVNRLSRVVNDFLMFARPPEPVIDAVSAHDLAAQINAYTEPNDEGAVYSFETIVEPDLPPIAIDPALCKEAFLNLILNAQQAMPDGGAIQIHIKRWDGNTAAVEIKDQGSGISPEQIDRIFDPFYTSKDTGTGLGLSLVHQIISSHGGRVEVESIHGEGSLFRIILPFYSQQENESAGNIIS is encoded by the coding sequence ATGAGACGGCTTCGAACTCGATTGGTATTTGCTTTTTTTGTTGTCGCGCTTCTGGCGATGATTCCAGTGGCGATCATCCCCTATTACAGTTTCAATCTGGCGAAAGAAGAAGAACGCCACAATGACCTGCAAGTGGAAATCAACAAACTGACTTGGGAACACAGCGAGTTTCAAAACAGAATTCAACGCACGGTTCTTAACACGTCGATTCAATATCTGATCAATAATACCTTCAGGACCCGAACTTCAATTCCGCAGATGATGAAGACCGCCGAGTATCCAACAAGCGCGACCGTCCAAGCGGAGATTAACGTCTATAATAATATTTTGTGGGACCTTCAAACCGATTCCGCCAAAAATTATTTTAACCTTGAACGCGAAGATTTATCCGTCAAAACACTCAAAGAATACGAAAATGAAATTCAGCCTCTTTTTGAAGAAAAGCGCTTCATTGAAGAAGATAATAAAGTCTATCAATGGATTGCCGGCAAATTAAGTTACGGCACACACCGCGACAATATGGAAATAGTCGGCGTGGTAGTGGTAAAAACGTTGCTCTTTATCAAGAACATTGATGACAAAGATTCTGAAGTCTTTTCTGAAAAAAAAGCCCAGTACCTCAACAACAGTCCATTAGAAATCATCAATGCGCGCCCATCGCTATTTCAAGACCACCTGCCGGAAGACGCGATGGAAAAGATGTTTGATTTCGGCGGCGAATTAGATTTTAAATCCGTTGAATTAAAATCCGTCCAATTGCCTTTTATCAATAACGGCGCAGAGTCTCACGTGATATTGCTTCCGATTGTCAATCAAAATGGGCAAGCAACAGCGTTTTTTGTTCACTCGCGGCCAGTGGTCGCCGTTTGGATTTTTTCTTACCCCGCGACGCAGATTAGTTTTGGCATCACGCTATTAGTCATCCTGATTATCGCAACCATCATCGCGCGGTCGATTGCGGCGCCGCTGCACCGCATGGCGTCGGCGTCTCACGCGATGGCGCAGGGAAATTTTGACGTCCGCATAGAAGAGCGCGGGACGGAAGAACAGCGCATCATGAGTTCAGCGTTCAACATCATGGCGGAACGCATCCAAGAACAAATCGGCGCACTGAACGAAAACACCAATCAGTTGGAAACCAGCAACCGTGAATTGGCGCAAACGCAACGGTTTCTTGAAAACGTTTTGTCCGGCATTTCAACCGGCGTCATGAGCGTCGACCAAGAAGGCTTTATTCGTTTGATCAACCCGGCAGGATGCAACGTGTTCGGCCTGGAGAACCCGTCAGGAACAAAAGTCCTTGACGTCATCCAAGCCCCTGCGTTTACGGATTTCATCAAGCGGGCGCTGACAACTGGCTCATCCATTTTTGAGCGCGAGATCACTTGTGCGGTTGATGACGAGACGGTGTTGCCATTACAAGTGAGCGCTCTGCCTATGTTAGAAAACGGGGAACCGACTGGACTGGTGGTAACCTTCCACGATCTTTCTGAAATTCGCAAACTGGAAGAACAAGTCCGCCGCCAAGACCGCCTCGCCTCTTTAGGACGCATGTCGGCGGGCGTCGCGCATGAAATACGCAATCCGCTTGGCATCATCCGCGGCTCGGCGCAATTGCTGAATAAGCGCTTCGGCGACCAGGCGGCTGAAGAAGGACTGACCACATTCATCATCGAAGAAGTGAACCGCCTGTCACGCGTCGTGAATGACTTTTTGATGTTTGCAAGACCGCCGGAGCCGGTGATTGACGCCGTTAGCGCCCATGATTTGGCCGCGCAAATTAATGCGTATACAGAGCCAAATGATGAGGGCGCCGTTTATTCATTTGAAACAATCGTAGAGCCTGACTTGCCGCCGATTGCCATTGACCCGGCTCTATGTAAGGAAGCGTTTTTGAATTTAATTTTAAATGCGCAACAAGCGATGCCAGACGGCGGGGCCATTCAAATTCACATCAAACGCTGGGACGGAAACACAGCGGCGGTTGAGATCAAAGACCAGGGAAGCGGTATCTCTCCTGAACAGATCGACCGCATTTTTGATCCGTTCTATACGTCCAAAGACACAGGCACCGGCCTCG
- the amrS gene encoding AmmeMemoRadiSam system radical SAM enzyme, which translates to MQKSESLQTLHHQLSQLTQEGELYERLDGEKLRCFACGHRCLIPDGRPGVCKVRFNKNGRLMVPHGYVAGIQCDPIEKKPFFHALPGSDAMSFGMLGCDLHCGYCQNWLTSQTLRDPSASGRFEPVSPERFVEMALRSGARTVTSTYNEPLITAEWAVEIFRLAKQHGLHTSFVSNGNGTPEVVEYLKPWTDFYKVDLKSFRDKNYRNLGGTLQAVLDTIQLLYASKFWVEIVTLVVPGFNDSENELRDIARFVASVSPTIPWHVTAFHEDYKMQGMGRTQAQTLLRAAHIGKEEGLQFVYIGNLSGQCSEWENTYCPSCETLLIERTGFIVHQNRVVNGCCYSCNAEIPGVWNAG; encoded by the coding sequence ATGCAAAAATCCGAAAGTCTCCAAACTTTGCATCATCAACTGTCGCAATTGACCCAAGAAGGCGAACTCTATGAACGTCTTGATGGAGAAAAGTTGCGCTGCTTCGCCTGCGGACACCGCTGCCTGATTCCAGATGGCCGCCCCGGCGTTTGTAAGGTGCGATTCAATAAAAATGGACGCTTGATGGTCCCTCACGGGTATGTCGCAGGCATTCAATGCGACCCCATTGAGAAGAAACCCTTCTTTCACGCACTGCCAGGAAGCGACGCCATGAGTTTTGGCATGTTGGGCTGCGACCTGCATTGCGGTTATTGCCAGAATTGGCTGACCTCGCAAACCTTGCGCGATCCAAGCGCTTCAGGACGCTTTGAACCCGTCTCGCCAGAACGCTTTGTTGAAATGGCGCTTCGTTCCGGCGCGCGCACGGTCACCAGCACCTATAACGAACCACTGATTACAGCCGAATGGGCGGTCGAGATTTTTCGTCTAGCGAAGCAACACGGTTTGCATACGTCATTCGTCTCAAACGGAAACGGAACGCCCGAAGTGGTCGAATACCTCAAACCCTGGACGGATTTTTATAAAGTTGATTTGAAGAGTTTTCGCGATAAGAATTATCGCAACTTGGGCGGAACGCTTCAAGCAGTATTGGACACCATTCAGTTATTGTACGCATCAAAATTTTGGGTAGAAATTGTGACGTTGGTTGTTCCTGGATTCAATGATTCGGAAAACGAGCTGCGCGACATCGCCCGTTTTGTCGCAAGCGTATCGCCCACCATCCCCTGGCACGTCACCGCCTTCCATGAAGATTACAAAATGCAGGGGATGGGCCGCACGCAAGCCCAAACGCTGTTGCGCGCCGCCCATATAGGTAAAGAAGAAGGGTTGCAATTTGTGTACATCGGAAACCTCTCTGGTCAATGTTCGGAATGGGAAAATACCTATTGTCCCTCCTGCGAGACATTGCTGATTGAACGAACTGGGTTTATCGTCCATCAAAACAGAGTCGTCAACGGCTGCTGTTATTCATGCAATGCAGAAATCCCCGGTGTTTGGAACGCAGGATGA